Proteins from a single region of Companilactobacillus farciminis KCTC 3681 = DSM 20184:
- the recN gene encoding DNA repair protein RecN, whose protein sequence is MLKKLIINNFAIINKLQIDFHHGMTALTGETGAGKSIIIDALGLLVGSRSSIDFIRTGQEQLKVQGLFEVKSSSPLFAILDEYGINHEDNQLIIKREINRKGRNVCRINNELVKTNVLRQVGKFLVEIHGQNQQQELLDEDNHINILDRFSDDDFQKDLLAYQQLFNEYQDKRSRLRTIQKNSQNLVQRIDMLKFQIEDIDSAKVEAGEDDKLEDEKNQLSNFEKISSALQESYRGLSENNVGVVDALGNVRDQLEDIMDYDKSYKELYDSVNGAYYQLQDNAATIADQLENLDFDENRLDNIQKRLITLDNLKKKYGPTLDEVIEFGKKAHQELSEIDIDDETEANLEKEIQQLQNKLLDLAKDLSKKRHQTATFLEKSINHQLKDLYMPNARFGVSFSSLDDNNLSNKGIDQIQFDLKTNLGEDFKPLVKVASGGELSRVILAFEAIIAEKMNVETIVFDEIDTGVSGRVAQAIGDKIYKVSQFLQVLCITHLPQVAAMSDLQFEIKKETVKDKTETQVSLLDDLQRIEAISLMLAGTKVTDLTREHAKELLELAQGEQKRLD, encoded by the coding sequence ATGCTTAAAAAACTTATAATCAACAATTTTGCAATTATTAATAAATTACAAATTGATTTTCATCATGGTATGACCGCCTTGACTGGTGAGACTGGTGCCGGTAAGTCAATTATTATCGATGCCTTGGGATTGTTAGTTGGAAGCAGGTCTTCAATTGATTTTATTAGAACTGGTCAAGAACAACTGAAAGTGCAAGGACTATTTGAAGTAAAATCAAGTAGTCCTCTTTTTGCTATTTTGGACGAATACGGCATCAATCATGAAGATAACCAGTTGATCATCAAGCGCGAAATCAATCGTAAGGGACGTAATGTTTGTCGAATCAATAATGAATTGGTAAAAACAAATGTTTTACGACAAGTTGGTAAATTCTTAGTCGAAATCCATGGTCAAAACCAACAACAAGAATTGCTTGATGAAGATAACCATATTAATATCTTGGATCGATTTTCCGATGACGATTTTCAAAAAGATTTGTTGGCTTATCAACAGCTTTTTAATGAATATCAGGATAAACGCAGTCGCTTGCGAACGATTCAAAAAAATTCTCAAAACTTAGTTCAAAGAATCGATATGTTGAAATTTCAAATCGAAGATATCGATAGTGCCAAAGTTGAAGCTGGAGAAGATGATAAATTAGAAGACGAAAAGAATCAGTTGTCTAATTTTGAGAAGATCAGTTCAGCGTTGCAAGAGAGTTATCGAGGTCTGTCGGAGAACAATGTTGGTGTCGTTGATGCTTTAGGAAATGTTAGAGACCAATTGGAAGATATCATGGACTATGACAAGTCGTATAAAGAGTTATATGATTCTGTCAATGGAGCTTATTACCAGTTGCAAGACAATGCAGCGACGATTGCTGACCAATTAGAGAATTTGGACTTTGATGAGAATCGTTTGGACAATATTCAAAAACGCTTGATCACTTTAGATAATTTAAAAAAGAAGTACGGTCCAACTTTGGACGAAGTGATTGAATTTGGCAAAAAAGCTCATCAAGAACTTTCAGAGATTGATATTGATGATGAAACTGAAGCCAATCTGGAAAAAGAAATTCAGCAATTACAAAATAAATTACTTGATTTAGCTAAGGACTTGTCTAAAAAACGTCATCAAACGGCAACATTTTTAGAAAAATCTATTAATCATCAACTAAAAGACCTTTACATGCCAAATGCTAGATTCGGTGTTTCATTCAGTTCTTTGGATGACAATAATTTGTCCAATAAAGGAATCGACCAGATTCAATTTGATTTGAAGACTAATCTAGGTGAAGATTTTAAACCATTAGTCAAAGTTGCATCTGGTGGTGAGTTGTCGCGTGTTATTTTGGCATTTGAAGCTATCATTGCCGAGAAGATGAATGTAGAGACAATTGTCTTTGATGAAATTGATACTGGTGTCAGTGGTCGTGTAGCTCAAGCAATTGGTGACAAAATTTATAAAGTTTCACAATTTCTACAAGTTCTTTGTATCACGCATTTACCTCAAGTAGCAGCCATGAGCGATCTTCAATTTGAGATAAAAAAAGAGACCGTCAAAGACAAAACTGAAACTCAAGTTTCGTTGCTTGACGATCTACAAAGAATTGAAGCGATATCCTTGATGCTGGCTGGAACTAAGGTGACTGATCTAACTAGAGAGCATGCTAAAGAATTGTTGGAATTAGCTCAAGGTGAACAAAAACGTTTAGATTAA